One Phycisphaerae bacterium RAS2 DNA window includes the following coding sequences:
- the wecB gene encoding UDP-N-acetylglucosamine 2-epimerase produces the protein METQLSKPRVLCVIGTRPEAVKLIPVVQALRADGWADVRVIATAQHRDLLDQIFKFFEIKPDDDLNLMLPNQSLADLTSRMIVSLDAVLARETPDIVLAQGDTTTVMVTALCCCYRRIPFGHVEAGLRTGEKYSPFPEEINRVLASHLGDLHFAPTENGRQNLLREGIPAERIHVTGNTVIDALMWASKRPLPGGFEPQAGRKLILVTAHRRENFGEPLEEICLALRDIAAARDVEILYPVHPNPNVESMANRLLKGRERIRLCKPLDYAEFIAAMKASYLILSDSGGVQEEAPSLGKPVLVLRDCTERPEGVAAGTAALVGPHRDRIVHRTLDLLDNPGAYDAMAKARNPYGDGQSSQRIVAALKQFLV, from the coding sequence ATGGAAACGCAACTTTCAAAGCCCCGCGTCTTGTGCGTCATCGGAACGCGGCCCGAAGCCGTGAAGCTCATCCCTGTCGTGCAGGCGCTGCGTGCCGACGGCTGGGCCGATGTGCGCGTGATTGCGACGGCGCAGCACCGTGACCTGCTCGATCAGATTTTCAAGTTCTTTGAAATCAAGCCCGACGACGATCTGAACCTGATGCTGCCGAATCAGAGCCTGGCCGATCTGACCAGCCGGATGATCGTGTCGCTGGATGCGGTTCTGGCGCGCGAGACGCCGGACATCGTGCTGGCGCAGGGCGACACGACGACGGTGATGGTGACGGCGCTGTGCTGCTGCTATCGGCGTATCCCGTTCGGGCACGTCGAAGCGGGGCTGCGAACGGGCGAAAAGTATTCGCCGTTTCCGGAAGAGATCAATCGCGTTCTGGCCAGCCACCTCGGCGACCTGCATTTCGCGCCGACCGAAAACGGGCGGCAGAATCTGTTGCGCGAAGGCATCCCGGCAGAGCGGATACACGTCACCGGAAACACAGTCATCGACGCACTGATGTGGGCATCGAAGCGACCGTTGCCCGGCGGGTTCGAGCCGCAGGCCGGACGGAAGCTGATCCTCGTGACGGCGCATCGGCGAGAGAATTTCGGCGAGCCGCTGGAAGAAATCTGTCTCGCGCTGCGCGACATCGCCGCGGCGCGCGACGTGGAGATTCTCTACCCGGTGCACCCGAACCCCAATGTCGAATCGATGGCCAACCGGCTGCTCAAGGGGCGCGAGCGGATTCGGCTGTGCAAGCCGCTGGACTATGCGGAGTTCATCGCGGCGATGAAGGCGTCGTATCTGATACTCTCTGACAGCGGCGGCGTGCAGGAGGAAGCGCCCTCGCTGGGCAAACCCGTGCTCGTACTGCGCGATTGCACCGAGCGGCCGGAGGGCGTCGCGGCGGGAACGGCGGCACTGGTCGGGCCGCACCGCGATCGAATTGTCCATCGCACGCTGGATCTGTTGGATAATCCCGGCGCGTACGACGCGATGGCCAAAGCGCGAAATCCCTACGGCGACGGCCAATCGTCGCAGCGCATCGTCGCGGCGCTCAAGCAGTTTCTTGTGTGA